A window of Polaribacter litorisediminis contains these coding sequences:
- the crcB gene encoding fluoride efflux transporter CrcB, with the protein MKNLILVFIGGGFGSVLRFIIGKWLNNAENGIPYGTFVANIAGSLFIGLILGYAAKNDTLSNQHILLLATGFCGGFTTFSTFAYENHVFLKSGDFTSFAIYTIFSFIVGFLAVFAGMYIVKFI; encoded by the coding sequence ATGAAAAATTTAATTCTCGTATTTATTGGTGGTGGTTTTGGCAGTGTTTTACGTTTTATCATTGGTAAATGGTTAAACAATGCTGAAAACGGAATTCCTTACGGAACTTTTGTTGCCAACATTGCAGGAAGTCTTTTTATTGGACTCATTTTAGGCTATGCTGCAAAAAATGACACTTTAAGTAATCAACATATTTTATTATTAGCCACTGGCTTTTGTGGAGGATTTACCACATTTTCTACTTTTGCCTATGAAAATCATGTATTTTTAAAATCGGGAGATTTTACTTCCTTTGCTATCTATACCATATTCAGTTTTATAGTAGGTTTCCTTGCTGTTTTTGCAGGAATGTATATTGTTAAATTTATTTAA
- a CDS encoding crotonase/enoyl-CoA hydratase family protein, with translation MNEFVTYQSEENYAIITINNGKANAISHKVIAGLNASLDKAEQEDKIVILTGTSGIFSGGFDLKVMTKSPESALELVTKGSRLSLRMLSFPKPIIIACNGHAIAKGAFLLLSCDYRIGVIGDFKIGLNEVMIGMTMHQAGIAIAKARLSEVYLTRSVNNAEIFSSKDAVKAGFLDVTVSEELLLPTAIKVANMFTKLNKKAHAATKLKVRKPHLDALENAIKLDLKSNISLDL, from the coding sequence ATGAACGAGTTTGTAACGTATCAATCAGAAGAAAATTACGCAATCATTACCATCAACAACGGAAAAGCCAATGCTATTTCTCATAAAGTAATTGCGGGTTTAAATGCAAGTTTAGACAAAGCAGAACAAGAGGATAAAATTGTTATTTTAACAGGAACTTCTGGCATTTTTTCTGGAGGGTTTGATTTAAAAGTGATGACAAAATCTCCTGAATCTGCTTTAGAATTGGTTACAAAAGGTTCTCGATTATCTTTAAGAATGCTATCTTTTCCGAAACCTATTATTATAGCGTGTAACGGTCATGCCATTGCAAAAGGAGCATTTTTACTTTTATCTTGTGATTATAGAATTGGCGTAATTGGCGATTTTAAAATTGGCTTGAATGAAGTGATGATCGGAATGACCATGCACCAGGCAGGAATTGCCATCGCCAAAGCTCGTTTATCTGAAGTATACCTTACTAGAAGTGTAAATAATGCTGAAATTTTTAGTTCTAAAGATGCTGTAAAAGCTGGATTTTTAGATGTAACTGTTTCTGAAGAACTTTTATTACCAACGGCCATTAAAGTTGCTAATATGTTTACAAAACTAAACAAAAAAGCGCATGCTGCCACGAAGCTAAAAGTTAGAAAACCTCATTTAGATGCTCTAGAAAATGCTATAAAATTAGATTTGAAAAGTAACATCTCTTTAGATTTATAA
- a CDS encoding tetratricopeptide repeat protein — MKKIETYLLIVLLMQPVFLVYCQNNTNKILKAYELRMEGRSEEAINVLSEIIESDSTNAMAHFEMARSLDNDQKTYHITKALFYDPENLMYKFYQANLQMLEAYKAMKTDHKESITKNLNLCKETLKSIIAIKPDCKESLLFLIDIYGSLPEDMGGNMDMAKTYLKTLNSLDPLYAAQGEVILKSKELDFDRINYWETYIAVNGESNEALIKLGKACLMTNHRDKAQACFNKVIQRDAEQVILHLDVARSHLYEAMRGGENRDEELTKFKENIHLYLNTEMEKPRLIEAWCYGWLGMVEARQGNHKLADEYNAKAEKLIPNYPKFTAIPTVDQPPNEVTYQYKTYFSPF, encoded by the coding sequence ATGAAAAAGATTGAAACATACCTCTTGATTGTATTGTTGATGCAGCCCGTATTTTTGGTGTACTGCCAAAACAATACTAATAAAATACTCAAAGCCTACGAACTTAGAATGGAAGGCCGTTCTGAAGAGGCTATAAATGTTCTATCTGAAATTATAGAATCCGACTCCACTAATGCTATGGCTCATTTCGAAATGGCTAGATCATTAGATAATGATCAGAAGACCTACCACATCACCAAAGCATTGTTCTATGACCCAGAGAATCTTATGTATAAATTCTATCAAGCTAATTTACAGATGTTAGAAGCTTATAAAGCCATGAAAACCGATCATAAAGAATCGATAACAAAAAACTTAAATCTTTGTAAAGAAACACTTAAAAGTATAATCGCCATAAAACCAGATTGCAAAGAATCTCTATTGTTTCTCATCGATATTTATGGTTCTTTACCTGAAGACATGGGTGGAAATATGGATATGGCAAAAACATACCTCAAAACTTTAAATAGCTTAGATCCGCTTTATGCTGCTCAAGGCGAAGTCATCTTAAAATCCAAAGAACTAGATTTTGATCGTATAAATTATTGGGAAACTTATATAGCTGTTAATGGAGAGAGCAACGAAGCTCTTATAAAGTTGGGTAAAGCTTGCTTAATGACTAATCATCGAGATAAGGCGCAAGCATGTTTTAATAAGGTAATCCAAAGAGATGCGGAGCAAGTTATCTTGCATTTAGATGTTGCTCGTTCACATTTATATGAAGCCATGAGAGGTGGAGAAAATCGTGATGAAGAATTAACTAAATTTAAAGAAAACATTCATCTGTATTTAAATACTGAGATGGAAAAACCTAGATTAATAGAAGCCTGGTGTTATGGTTGGCTTGGAATGGTTGAAGCAAGACAGGGTAATCATAAACTGGCCGATGAATATAATGCCAAAGCAGAAAAGTTGATTCCTAATTACCCGAAATTTACTGCAATACCTACTGTCGATCAACCACCAAACGAAGTTACTTATCAATACAAAACCTATTTTTCACCATTTTAG